Proteins encoded in a region of the Vicia villosa cultivar HV-30 ecotype Madison, WI linkage group LG5, Vvil1.0, whole genome shotgun sequence genome:
- the LOC131604912 gene encoding uncharacterized protein LOC131604912: MGKEELSEGAFHYCTPGSSLICLQVVRLLLLLKSGLKESWDLLQTTLCGTNSEQGTDPVALEEIRKAWNNIRIGERSTLGAKNAIAMDPYTDWVKERVKTLRLPFPEVPLLYAQPPKIVEAVVPRERFDQVRVANLRLKEKDRDTDLKHYFIKQTKNELARELKMLKGESSQVRKRTRTDRGGKAAAAFTEDPQEVIEKAVKEAEEKLKREYQEDLKAHNLQLEKETKYKLRTMKKKLEEETARRMVVEKKLEEEITQRMAVETQLKGSHLRSARLTEENVKLRDQMADMENAPEKTYLPDCKGCDELRECCKKLDGHLFCKDEVIQSLLKGRDREATKKLFSLSAIAPPPTHRYYTRANHSLQMDQLRDDLIQMRTQVTAQMAQFMEVMQNMVDRQEELRIRMDTVAQVVADPPQRNPADIRVNGEPVIGGPGVIPPAANQEDRHEDLFPESEWGFPHDAGRMFRGPEERMRAMEGQGLGMDISDLGLVPGVRVPPKFKVPDFEKYKGNTCPKTHVRAYYRKMHVYSKDEGLLMHFFQDSLTGASLEWYMRLERTHIRSWRDLVEAFVKQYQYNVDMAPNRTQLQNLAQKANESFKEYAQKWRELAARVQPPMLEREMMDLFTNTLEGQYYSACSASSSFAELVMIGERIESGIKAGRIQNPSAASSSSGAGGKKPYNGFAKKREGETSAAYYSGGRNQAHQQVAAVTIPNAPFQHQQQGYPPRQYQQRPKMPERVFDPIPMAYAQVLPYLLDLKLVQLRTLATPAKLPPNWDANARCEFHSGAPGHNIENCKALKNLVQNLLDSKAIEFTPTQGPNVVQNPMPPHGTHAANAIEVVEDACLIKDVNELGSLLPLLKTELLRMGLYSGCGEFCTDCMTISTVCDKVKGEIQQLMDSGYLQFEHVRRPERVENVVNVVSITYTPAKIPVPARAPPLVIKLPGPVPYTSEKAIPWNYGGEVFYQGAKYEIKMPVEKEEVGNVVGIGRMTRSGRIFNPPQNTRDDNAEALAQAKGKRVVEDTVGQGKRSNSEDTVAKEMEEFLKIIKKSEYKVVDQLSQTQSKISILQLLLCSEAHRNALLRLLSTAFVPPEILVNQLEGVVSNINAGNGLGFTDADLPPEGKNHSRALHISVECKGTMLSRVLVDNGSSLNVLPKSSLMRLDYSGVEIRPSELTVRAFDGTKRSVFGEVDLPIMIGPQLFTITFFVMDIHPSYSCLLGRPWIHAVGAVTSTLHQKLKFATQGKIVTICGEEEHVVSHLASFRYIDVEGEVHETPCQAFEAIQTIKIPYVDNKKLEAPMSSLKEAKAVVESGHPEGWGRVLDLPIKQDKCGIGYQLGQSSSNEASKKSGTFVPIKFSSAGIVKDHICAVDDDMDSDYDIEEWIKPCIPGQKLLNWSSEDIISIASDQE; this comes from the exons ATGGGAAAAGAGGAGCTATCCGAGGGTGCCTTCCATTACTGTACACCTGGTTCAAGTCTCATCTGCCTACAAGTGGTCCGTTTGTTACTTCTACTCAAAAGTGGTCTCAAAGAATCATGGGACTTACTGCAAACGACATTGTGTGGTACCAACTCCGAACAG GGGACTGACCCCGTAGCACTTGAGGAAATCAGGAAGGCTTGGAATAATATCCGCATAGGTGAAAGATCCACTTTGGGAGCCAAGAATGCTATTGCCATGGATCCTTACACTGATTGGGTCAAGGAGAGAGTCAAGACACTTCGGTTACCATTCCCGGAAGTTCCTCTCTTGTATGCACAACCTCCAAAGATAGTAGAAGCTGTGGTGCCGAGGGAAAGATTTGATCAAGTCCGCGTCGCAAATTTGAGATTGAAAGAGAAAGATAGGGATACGGATTTGAAACACTACTTCATTAAACAGACAAAGAATGAGTTGGCCCGTGAACTTAAAATGCTGAAAGGAGAATCTTCCCAAGTTAGGAAGAGGACCAGAACAGATAGAGGTGGGAAAGCTGCTGCTGCTTTTACTGAAGACCCTCAAGAAGTCATAGAAAAGGCTGTAAAGGAAGCAGAGGAAAAACTCAAACGCGAATACCAAGAGGACTTAAAAGCCCACAATCTCCAACTAGAAAAAGAGACCAAATATAAGCTGAGGACTATGAAAAAGAAGCTCGAAGAGGAAACTGCCCGGAGGATGGTAgttgagaagaagcttgaggagGAAATTACCCAAAGGATGGCAGTTGAGACACAGCTTAAAGGTAGTCATCTCCGCtccgctcgactaacagaagagaatgtCAAGCTCAGAGATCAAATGGCAGATATGGAGAATGCACCCGAGAAGACTTATCTCCCAGAttgcaaaggatgtgacgaacttaGGGAGTGCTGTAAAAAGCTGGATGGGCATTTGTTTTgcaaagatgaggtgattcaaagTCTTCTTAAAGGAAGggatcgagaagcaaccaagaaact gttttctctttcagcaattgCACCTCCACCTACACATCGCTACTACACAAGAGCTAATCATTCACTGCAAATGGATCAGTTAAGGGACGATCTTATCCAGATGAGAACCCAGGTTACTGCTCAGATGGCTCAGTTCATGGAAGTCatgcaaaacatggttgatcgccAAGAAGAACTCAGAATCAGGATGGACACAGTTGCTCAGGTTGTCGCGGATCCCCCACAAAGAAATCCTGCTGATATTCGTGTCAATGGTGAGCCTGTGATCGGAGGACCTGGTGTAATTCCTCCTGCTGCTAATCAAG AGGACCGACATGAGGACTTGTTTCCTGAAAGTGAATGGGGATTTCCACATGATGCTGgaaggatgtttagaggtccggAAGAGAGGATGAGGGCAATGGAAGGCCAAGGACTTGGTATGGATATCAGTGATTTGGGTTTGGTTCCTGGCGTCCGTGTGCCACCGAAATTCAAAGTACCtgattttgagaaatacaaggggaatACTTGCCCTAAGACACATGTCCGAGCTTACTATCGCAAGATGCATGTATACTCTAAGGACGAAGGACTgttgatgcattttttccaagatagcctgACTGGGGCCTCCTTGGAATGGTATATGAGGTTAGAGAGAACTCACATCCGAAGTTGGAGGGACCTAGTTGAGGCCTTCGTGAAGCAGTATCAGTATAATGTTGACATGGCCCCGAATCGCACTCAGTTACAGAATCTAGCCCAGAAAGCTAATGagtctttcaaagaatatgcgcaGAAATGGCGCGAGTTGGCAGCTAGAGTCCAGCCACCTATGTTGGAAAGAGAGATGATGGACTTATTCACCAACACTCTGGAGGGCCAATACTACTCCGCCTGCTCTGCATCCTCGAGTTTCGCCGAATTGGTTATGATTGGTGAACGAATTGAAAGTGGGATTAAGGCTGGTAGAATACAGAATCCAAGTGCTGCTAGTTCCTCTTCTGGGGCCGGTGGAAAGAAGCCATACAATGGGTTTGCCAAGAAGAGGGAAGGTGAGACTAGTGCTGCTTACTATAGCGGGGGCAGAAATCAGGCTCATCAACAAGTAGCCGCTGTGACTATACCAAATGCTCCCTTCCAACATCAACAACAAGGGTATCCGCCACGTCAGTATCAACAACGACCGAAAATGCCAGAAAGGGTTTTCGATCCGATCCCAATGGCATATGCTCAAGTACTGCCATATCTCCTCGATTTGAAGTTAGTACAATTGAGGACTCTAGCCACTCCTGCAAAGTTGCCTCCTAATTGGGATGCCAATGCGAgatgtgaattccactctggggCACCTGGGCACAATATTGAAAATTGTAAGGCATTGAAAAATCTGGTTCAAAATCTTCTCGACTCTAAGGCCATTGAGTTTACTCCTACTCAAGGACCTAATGTTGTTCAAAATCCCATGCCTCCCCATGGAACTCATGCTGCAAATGCCATCGAGGTTGTTGAAGACGCTTGCTTGATCAAGGATGTGAATGAATTGGGTTCATTGTTGCCATTATTGAAGACAGAATTATTGAGGATGGGTCTATACTCTGGTTGTGGAGAATTCTGTACTGATTGCATGACCATTTCCACAGTTTGTGATAAGGTGAAAGGTGAGATTCAACAGTTGATGGATAGTGGGTATCTACAGTTTGAGCATGTGCGACGTCCTGAAAGGGTTGAAAATGTAGTTAATGTGGTATCCATCACGTATACTCCTGCTAAGATTCCAGTTCCTGCCAGAGCGCCGCCCTTGGTCATTAAGTTGCCTGGTCCCGTTCCGTATACTAGTGAAAAAGCAATCCCATGGAATTATGGCGGAGAAGTTTTCTACCAAGGGGCCAAGTATGAGATTAAAATGCCGGTTGAGAAAGAAGAAGTGGGTAATGTCGTTGGCATTGGAAGGATGACAAGAAGTGGTCGTATTTTCAATCCTCCCCAGAATACTCGCGATGACAATGCAGAAGCTCTAGCTCAAGCAAAAGGGAAAAGAGTGGTAGAAGATACAGTGGGTCAGGGGAAAAGGTCTAACTCTGAGGACACTGTGGCCAAAGAGATGGAAGAATTCCTAAAGATCATCAAGAAGAGTGAATATAAAGTGGTTGACCAACTGAGTCAAACTCAATCAAAGATTTCGATCTTACAGTTGCTCTTGTGTTCGGAGGCACATCGAAATGCTTTATTGAGGCTTCTAAGTACTGCCTTTGTCCCTCCAGAAATCTTAGTGAATCAACTTGAAGGAGTGGTGTCAAACATCAATGCGGGTAATGGATTAGGATTCACCGATGCAGATCTGCCTCCCGAAGGTAAAAACCACAGTAGAGCTTTACATATATCGGTGGAGTGTAAAGGGACTATGTTATCACGTGTTCTTGTGGATAATGGATCCTCTTTGAATGTGTTGCCGAAGTCGTCCTTGATGAGGCTAGATTATTCTGGTGTTGAGATAAGGCCGAGTGAATTGACAGTGAGAGCCTTTGATGGGACGAAGAGATCAGTGTTTGGGGAGGTAGACTTGCCAATAATGATAGGCCCTCAGCTTTTCACTATTACTTTCTTTGTGATGGATATCCACCCGTCTTACAGTTGTCTCCTGGGACGTCCATGGATCCATGCCGTTGGGGCCGTGACTTCCACATTGCATCAGAAACTCAAATTCGCGACTCAAGGAAAGATAGTCACAATATGTGGGGAGGAAGAACACGTGGTAAGCCATCTTGCGTCCTTCAGGTATATTGATGTGGAAGGAGAGGTCCACGAGACGCCTTGCCAAGCCTTTGAGGCTATCCAGACTATCAAGATCCCTTATGTTGATAATAAGAAGTTGGAGGCTCCCATGTCTTCACTAAAGGAAGCTAAAGCTGTGGTTGAATCCGGTCATCCTGAAGGATGGGGCCGAGTCTTGGATCTACCAATCAAGCAGGATAAATGTGGGATTGGATATCAGTTGGGTCAGAGTTCATCTAATGAGGCCTCCAAAAAGTCCGGAACCTTCGTTCCGATCAAGTTCTCTAGTGCTGGCATCGTCAAGGATCATATTTGCGCTGTTGATGATGATATGGacagtgattatgacattgaagaaTGGATCAAGCCGTGTATCCCAGGACAGAAGCTTCTCAACTGGTCGTCCGAGGACATCATCTCAATTGCTTCTGATCAAGAGTAA